The DNA segment GCCCTCACGGAACGAAGCGCCTCGAGAAAGCGCCGCTCGAAGTCCGCCTGCCGGTCCCCGCAGAGCCTTCGCATGGCCGTAACGCCGTAGAATCGCAGGGCCTCCGCCTCGTGCATCCGGAAGCTCCCGAAGATCCGATTGCAGCCCGCGAATCCCGCCATCTCCCCGGTGACCTGCGGGGCGCCGCGCGGCTCCGCCTGGAATCTGAGCGTCACGGGTTCGCGCAGCCCGCGAAGGTTCGCGCTCCAGTCCCCGCTGTCGAACGACTCGAGCTCCCACTCGTGCGTGTGCAGCGCGGGCGCCGCCGGCGGCATCCCGTTGCCGGCCTCGGCGCCGTCCGCCTGTGCGTCCTCGCCGTCGGCGACATCGATGAGCGAGACGGAGGTCAGTCCCCGATTCGTGAGCGCGAAATACGGGGTCCGGTCGACCGATGGACGGACCGTGACCGGGTCGCCCGGCCTCCGCACGCGGACGTTCACCCGGACCATGCCGTCGAGAATCTCCGCCCGGTGGACTTCGATCCGGTCTCCAATGAGGCGCGCGGACACGTCCCGTATCTCATCGCCGTCCCTCAGAACGGCATGCAGGGTCAGAAACCGTTCCCGCCCGCGATCCGCCGCGAGCACCGCGATGGCGTCGATGTCCGAATCGAAATCGAGATCGCCGTCGGCCGTGAGGAGAAGCTCGTGTCGCACGTTGTCCTGACTGGTCGTCGCTCCGGCCGTGAGCGTGATCTCGCCACCGTCCAGCGTGAGGAAGGTCGCGTTCTCCAACGCTTCCCGACTGATGGCTTCGGGCCCGTCGTCGCACCCGACGACTCCGAGCGCCGCGACGAGCAGCCAAACGCCCCTCTTCACTCCGCCTCCATGAAGGGATACCGGTAGTCGGTGGGGGGATCGAAGGTCTCCTTGATCGTCCGGGGGGAGACCCAGCGCACGAGGTTCAGCACGGATCCGGCCTTGTCGTTCGTCCCGCTCGCGCGGCCGCCGCCGAAGGGCTGCTGGCCGACCACGGCGCCGGACGGCTTGTCGTTGATGTAGTAGTTCCCCGCCGCATTCCGAAGCGCCGCGCCCGCGCTTCGAACGGCGTCCGGGTCGCGCGCGAACACCGCGCCCGTGAGGGCGTACGGCGACGTCCCGTCGACCAGGGCAAGCGTGGATTCCCAGTCCGACGCGCGGTACGAGTGCAGGGTGACGACCGGCCCGAAGATCTCCTCGCACATCAGCTTGTGCCCGGGATCGTCCGCTTCGACCACGGTGGGTTCGATGAAGTAGCCCCGGCTGTCATCGCAGCCGCCGCCGGCGAGGATGCGCGCATCGCCGGATTCGCGGGCGTAGTCGATGTACGACTTGATGCGGTCGAACGCCGTCCGGTCGATCACGGCGCCGAGGAAGTTCCGGAAGTCCGCCGGGTCGCCCATGCGCAGTTCCCCGGTCATCGCGACGACCCGGTCCCGCACGTCCTCCCACATCGTGTCGGGCACGTACACGCGGGACGTCGCCGAGCACTTCTGTCCCTGGTACTCGAACCCGCCCTGCACGATCGCGACCGCGAGCGCCTGCGGGTCCGCGCTCTCGTGCGCGAGGATGAAGTCCTTCCCTCCCGTCTCGCCGACGAGTCTCGGATAGGCGCGGTAGTTCTCCACGTTCTGCGCGACGGACTTCCAGAGATGCTGGAACGTGCCGGTCGAACCGGTGAAGTGGATGCCGCCGAGTTCCGGGCTCGACAGCAGGACATCGCTGATCTCCGAAGCGACGCCCGGGATGAAGTTGATCACGCCCGGGGGGAGTCCCGCCGCTTCGAGGAGCCTCATCACGTAGTAGGACCCGAGCACGCCGGTGGTCGAGGGCTTCCAGACCGCGACGTTGCCCATGAGCGCGGGGGACGTCGTCAGGTTGGCCCCGATGGCCGTGAAGTTGAACGGGCTGATGGCGTAGACGAACCCCTCCAGCGGACGGTGGTCCATGCGGTTCCGTACGCCCGGGCCGGAGATCGGCTGCTCCGCGTGCACGCGCCCCGCGAAGAACGAGTTGAAGCGCCAGAAATCGACGATCTCGCACGCGGCGTCGATCTCGGCCTGGAACGCCGTCTTGCTCTGCCCGAGCATGGTCGCCGCGTTGAGCTTCATCCTCCAGGGACCGGCGAGCAGTTCGGCGGCGCGGAGGAGAATCTCGGCGCGGTCCTCCCAGGCCCGGCTCGACCACTCCTCCCAGGCCACGCGCGAGGCGTCGATGGCGGCCTGCGCGTCGGCGGCCCCGGCGATGTGGCAGCGCGCCAGCGTGTGGCCGTGGTCGTGCGGCATCGTCACGTCGAACGTCCGGGATGTCCGCACCTCGCGTCCGCCGATGATCAGCGGGATTTCGACGACCTCGCCGCGCTGGCGGAGCAATTCTTCCTTCAGGGCGGCCCGTTCGGGACTGCCCGGGGCATAGTCGTTGACAGGTTCGTTGACGGGAGTCGGAATCCTGGAATCGGCGCCCTGCTGAACCTCGTCGACAAGTGGTTTCATGAAGGGATCCCCCTGGTGAATATGTTTCGCGAAGGGAGGCGCAATCTGGTAGCCGGGGAGTGAGATTGAAAGGTGCTGGGTGCGCTTCGTATCGTGCAGTGGATTCGCGCCGGATTCGTTTGGTCGCCGACGAGGAAAGAGCACGGAAAAAATGGGCATGCGGAGGTTCGGAGGACTCGTCACGGTCGTACTGGTCGCGTCGTGCCTCCTGTGTCCCGGTTCGGCCGTCGCCCAGGAAGCCGCCGACTTGCTGGAGGCCCTCGAAGCTCGCCTCGGCCAAGCGCGCGAGAACGCGATCCACCTCCTCGCGCCGTCTTCGTTCGAGGAGGCCGCGGACCGGTTGGAGGACGCGTCGCGTCGTCTGAGGGACGGCCGACAGGACGCGCGGTTCGAGGAGCTGCTGGGCGAAGCCGGCCGCTGGCTCGCCGCGGCGCAGGGGATCGCGGCCGCGGGCCGGCCGCACTTCCGGGAGGCGCTCGCGGCCCGGGACGAAGCCCGCGCCTCCGAAGCCGAGACCCGGGCGGTCGAAGGGTGGGCGAGAGCCGAGTCAGAACTCGAGGCGGCCGGCCGCCGCCTGGAACGCGAGGATATGGAAGACGTCGCCGTGCGAACGGCCCGCGCGACCGTGCTCTACCGGCGGGCGACCCGGGCCGCGCGGCGCGACGAGTTTCTGGGAGCGGCGGTCCAGGCGCGCGCCGCCGCGATGAACGCGGGCGCGAGCGCGTTGGCCCCGGGCGCGTTCGACGCGGGCGAGGCGCACCTGGCGCGCGCGGAAGCGGCGATCGAGATCCTCGCTCCGGTGGAGGGGCCGGCGCGGTCCGGAGAAGCCGCGTTGGCCGCATTCTCCCGCGCGCACCGCATCGCCGCCCTGTTCGACAGCGTGCGCCGGCGCCATGTGTCGGTGGAACGACTGGTCGACGCGCATGAGGCGGACCTCGCGCGCCTCGCGGAAGCCGCGGATGTGGAGCCCATCCGGAGCGACGCCGGCGAAACGGCCGCGCGCATCGCGGGGGCCATCTCGCGCCTGCGGGCGGACAACGAGCGGCTGGGCGCCGAGTTGGCGGACGAACGCGCGCGGACGTCGGAACTCGGCAGCCGGCTGGCCTCGCTCGAAGAACGTCTGGCCGACTTCGAACGGCGGTTCACGGGAGCTCGGGACGAGTTGCTCGCGGTCCGCGAGCGGGAGGCGCGGCTGCGCGAGGTCCAGGGCCTCTTCACGCCTTCGGAAGGGGAAGTCCTGCTCGTCGGAGACCGGCTCGTCCTCCGGCTGTTCGGCCTCACCTTCGAGCCCGCGCGGGCCGAGATCGACGAGGCGCTGTACCCTCTGCTCACGAAGGTTCAGCGCGTCATCACGACCTTTCCGGGTGCCAGTCTGCGGATCGAAGGGCACACCGACTCACAGGGCGGGACGCGCGGGAACCAGGCGCTGAGTCAGCAGCGGGCCATCGCCGTGCGCGAGCACCTGCTCGCCCGGGTGCCCATTCCGTCCTCGCGGGTGGAGGCGACCGGCCTCGGCGAGGAACGCCCGATCGCGAGTAACGAGACGGAGGAAGGACGCGCGCGGAACCGCCGGATCGAGATCGTCCTCACGCTGCCCGGGAACTGACGCGCCTCAGTCGCGGGAGCGCTCCGCCTGTACCGCGGCGATCACACCCCACACCGCCGCTCCCACCGCGAGGCCCGTCCCGATCCAGCGGCCGACCTCCGCCCAGCGTCCGGGCCGTCCCGTCCGCCAGGGCCGGGTGATCTCGCGCTGCCAGTACTCCACTTCGCCGGAGATCAGCTCCCGGGCCACCTCCGCGGCCGGGCCGGCCAGTCGCCTCGGGTCCACGTCCTCAATCCCCCGGCGGCTTTGAGCCGACGAAGTCCTCGCCTCCGTCCACGCGGATCGTGTTCCCCGTCATCCACCCCGTTTCCGGCATGGCGAGCGCGACCATGCAGCGCGCCACGTCTTCCGGGGTTCCCAGTCGCCCGTGTGGGTTCTGGGCCGCGGCTTCGGCGATCATGTGCTCCGCGCCGGGGATCTTTCGAAGCGCGGGCGTATCCGTCACGCCGGCGCGGATCGAGTTGACCGTAATGCCCTTCCCGGCGAGCTCGAGCGCGAGTTGGCGGCAGTGCGATTCGAGCGCGGCCTTGGCCGCGGAAACGGCCCCGTAGGAAGGGATCACGCGGTCGCCGCCGGACGAGGTCATGGCGAAGATCCGGCCGCCTTCGCCCATCAGGTCGCGCTCGAGCAGCCCCTGGGTCCAGTAGACGAGCGTATGGGCCATGACGTCCAGCGTCATGTTCATCTGCTCCGGACTCATCCCGGGAGCGTCGTCGGGCACGAAGGGCAGCAGTGTTCCGAAGGCCAGGGAGTGCATCAGCACGCGAACGGAACCCGGGCCCGCGCTCTCCGCGATTTCGTCCAGGATCCTGTCGCGCTTCTTCGCGGACGCCGCGTTCGCGTTGAAGAACATGGCGCGCCGTCCGCGCGATTCGATCAGGTCCCGAATCTCTCCGACATGGGCGAGCCCCGCTCGCCGGTCCAGGTGTACCCCGTAGATGTCGTAGCCGGCTTCGGCGAACCCCAGCGCGGCCGCTCCGCCAAAGCCGCTCGAGGCTCCGAGAATCAACGCGCCAGGCGCGGAATCCGTCACTCGCGTCCCTCCGTTTCCGTCCGTCACAAGGCCATCCCCGCGCCTCCGTCACCCCGCGGGAGTCGGTGCGCACAGCATAGCCGTCCACCCCCCGGGTCGCACGGTCGAGGACCCTCCGACGGCCCGCGGCGACGCCCAACGGCGAAGCATCCGGCGAGCCGGCCGTGCATCGGCGGCAATCCATATTTTTCGAAAAAAATCATGCGCGCGCCCGTTCTCCCGAATCGCCATCGCAGCCCGTTCATCGCCGCATATCACGGGCATGTACGCTGTGCGGGAGCGGCCTGGACGCGAAGCGGATTAGCGGCACAATCCACACACGATCTGAAGTTTTGGACGATCATTCAACAGTCACGTAACGCGCTACTGTGCAGCATGTTACGATCTCATTTCACAATCCCCCATTCCTGGGGGGGACGGGTCGTCTGCTTGCAGGAGCGGGAACGTCGATCCTATCCTCAAAGCGCGATGGGAAATGCACGGCGCCCGATTGCAGCGGACCTCCGCGGTCCGTTCCGATACAGAGAGCGAAACCCTCGAATTTCTTGCGAGTGTATCCTTGACTATGATGGCATCATCCGACTGTAGCCTCGTCAACGTCGTCGTGGATCTCCCCAAGGAGCTTGCTGCGGATGTGGAGGCCGTGCGGCAGCGGGATCCGGAGTTCCTCGAACGAGCCATTCAGTACGTCCTGGCCCGCCGCGTCATCTTCGAAGAACTCAAGACCCACGCTTCGAGACACCGCTGAGAAGGATGGCCGGTGCGCCCGCCCGGGCGCGGCTCCGGCCGCCAGGTGAGGTCCCCGCCGCAGTTCCGGCAGCCCGTGGCACGGGCTGTCAGGCGTTGACGCCCGTCCCGCCCGGGGCTAAATCGCGCAGGGAGTTGGTGAGTGGGGAGGTGAGGGGTTGGCCAGCGATTGCGAGCCGAGTATAGCCGTGTCCTCCGATACGGAGCGTCCATCGCCCGGTCGGGATGCCGAGAGGGGATCGGAGTCCGACGAAGGCGTCCTGCGGGCCAAATACGCCGACTACTGCTCGGCTCAACTCACCGAAGTATTCCTCTCCCTGTCTGAAGAGCGCATCTACGAAATCGTGGAAGAAGAAGCCCGGGCGCAGGCCTTCGGCCAGGAGCGCCTCGGGTTTCAGACGATGGTCCGACTCGCGACCAAGCGACTGCGGGAGAGCGTGCCGCTGCCCGATTTCGAGACGTGGCGCCGAGATTACGAAGCTGCCCCCGAAGAGTACGAGGAGTACCTGATGGGCCTGTGGCGGCAGCGTTCGGAGGAAGGTTCGGAGGAGGAGACCCCGGAGACCGATTGAATCGGTGGAA comes from the Candidatus Palauibacter soopunensis genome and includes:
- a CDS encoding META domain-containing protein, with the protein product MKRGVWLLVAALGVVGCDDGPEAISREALENATFLTLDGGEITLTAGATTSQDNVRHELLLTADGDLDFDSDIDAIAVLAADRGRERFLTLHAVLRDGDEIRDVSARLIGDRIEVHRAEILDGMVRVNVRVRRPGDPVTVRPSVDRTPYFALTNRGLTSVSLIDVADGEDAQADGAEAGNGMPPAAPALHTHEWELESFDSGDWSANLRGLREPVTLRFQAEPRGAPQVTGEMAGFAGCNRIFGSFRMHEAEALRFYGVTAMRRLCGDRQADFERRFLEALRSVRAFQVDGDRMTLALTGGTIRFRAGRRLVSHTPGMM
- the pruA gene encoding L-glutamate gamma-semialdehyde dehydrogenase translates to MKPLVDEVQQGADSRIPTPVNEPVNDYAPGSPERAALKEELLRQRGEVVEIPLIIGGREVRTSRTFDVTMPHDHGHTLARCHIAGAADAQAAIDASRVAWEEWSSRAWEDRAEILLRAAELLAGPWRMKLNAATMLGQSKTAFQAEIDAACEIVDFWRFNSFFAGRVHAEQPISGPGVRNRMDHRPLEGFVYAISPFNFTAIGANLTTSPALMGNVAVWKPSTTGVLGSYYVMRLLEAAGLPPGVINFIPGVASEISDVLLSSPELGGIHFTGSTGTFQHLWKSVAQNVENYRAYPRLVGETGGKDFILAHESADPQALAVAIVQGGFEYQGQKCSATSRVYVPDTMWEDVRDRVVAMTGELRMGDPADFRNFLGAVIDRTAFDRIKSYIDYARESGDARILAGGGCDDSRGYFIEPTVVEADDPGHKLMCEEIFGPVVTLHSYRASDWESTLALVDGTSPYALTGAVFARDPDAVRSAGAALRNAAGNYYINDKPSGAVVGQQPFGGGRASGTNDKAGSVLNLVRWVSPRTIKETFDPPTDYRYPFMEAE
- a CDS encoding OmpA family protein, with the protein product MRRFGGLVTVVLVASCLLCPGSAVAQEAADLLEALEARLGQARENAIHLLAPSSFEEAADRLEDASRRLRDGRQDARFEELLGEAGRWLAAAQGIAAAGRPHFREALAARDEARASEAETRAVEGWARAESELEAAGRRLEREDMEDVAVRTARATVLYRRATRAARRDEFLGAAVQARAAAMNAGASALAPGAFDAGEAHLARAEAAIEILAPVEGPARSGEAALAAFSRAHRIAALFDSVRRRHVSVERLVDAHEADLARLAEAADVEPIRSDAGETAARIAGAISRLRADNERLGAELADERARTSELGSRLASLEERLADFERRFTGARDELLAVREREARLREVQGLFTPSEGEVLLVGDRLVLRLFGLTFEPARAEIDEALYPLLTKVQRVITTFPGASLRIEGHTDSQGGTRGNQALSQQRAIAVREHLLARVPIPSSRVEATGLGEERPIASNETEEGRARNRRIEIVLTLPGN
- a CDS encoding SDR family oxidoreductase; this translates as MTDSAPGALILGASSGFGGAAALGFAEAGYDIYGVHLDRRAGLAHVGEIRDLIESRGRRAMFFNANAASAKKRDRILDEIAESAGPGSVRVLMHSLAFGTLLPFVPDDAPGMSPEQMNMTLDVMAHTLVYWTQGLLERDLMGEGGRIFAMTSSGGDRVIPSYGAVSAAKAALESHCRQLALELAGKGITVNSIRAGVTDTPALRKIPGAEHMIAEAAAQNPHGRLGTPEDVARCMVALAMPETGWMTGNTIRVDGGEDFVGSKPPGD